Proteins co-encoded in one Nyctibius grandis isolate bNycGra1 chromosome 14, bNycGra1.pri, whole genome shotgun sequence genomic window:
- the RNF34 gene encoding E3 ubiquitin-protein ligase RNF34 isoform X2, which produces MKAGATSMWASCCGLLNEVMGTGAVRGQQAGFGGGAGPFRFTPNTDFSAYPSPAAAGANIVCKACGLSFSVFRKKHVCCDCKKDFCSVCSVLRENLRRCSTCHLLQETAFQRPQLMRLKVKDLRQYLILRNIPTDTCREKEDLVDLVLCHHGLGPEEDMDASSFHSSRSQTSGFFTHPFSMSVSVSSQGDLANRRGSTGNGTPLRGQMETPVNNEEEESAEEQTPGLSRKRARASLSDISSLEDIEGLSVRQLKEILACNFVNYSGCCEKWELVEKVSRLYRESEENHKTQGEKMQLNDNDDNLCRICMDAVIDCVLLECGHMVTCTKCGKRMSECPICRQYVVRAVHVFKS; this is translated from the exons GCGGGAGCTACTTCCATGTGGGCTTCCTGCTGTGGATTGCTGAATGAGGTCATGGGTACTGGAGCTGTCCGTGGCCAGCAGGCCGGCTTTGGGGGAGGTGCTGGCCCGTTCAGATTCACACCAAATACAGACTTCTCGGCATATCCCTCTCCGGCTGCAGCGGGCGCTAACATCGTTTGCAAAGCCTGTGgactttccttttcagtttttaggaaaaaa CACGTGTGTTGTGACTGCAAGAAGGATTTTTGCTCAGTTTGTTCAGTCTTACGAGAGAATCTCCGAAGATGTTCCACCTGTCACTTGCTGCAAGAAACAGCCTTTCAGCGACCTCAGTTAATGAGACTGAAAGTAAAGGATCTGCGCCAGTATCTGATCCTCAGAAACATCCCGACGGATACTTGCAGGGAGAAAGAAGACTTGGTAGATCTTGTGCTGTGCCATCATGGATTAGGGCCGGAGGAGGACATGGACGCTAGTAGCTTCCACTCATCACGGTCACAGACTTCGGGTTTTTTTACTCATCCCTTTTCTATGTCTGTATCGGTGTCGTCTCAAGGAGACCTGGCAAACAGAAGGGGAAGCACAGGAAATGGAACGCCTTTACGG GGACAAATGGAAACACCTGTAAATAAcgaagaagaagaaagtgcagAAGAGCAG ACTCCTGGACTGTCCAGAAAGCGAGCGAGGGCGTCTTTGTCCGATATTTCAAGTCTGGAAGACATTGAAGGGTTGAGTGTTCGGCAGCTGAAGGAAATACTTGCGTGTAATTTTGTCAACTACTCAGGATGCTGTGAAAAATGGGAACTTGTGGAAAAAGTGAGCAGACTATACAGAGAGAGCGAAGAAAACCACAAGACAC AGGGTGAGAAGATGCAGCTGAACGACAACGACGACAACCTGTGTCGGATCTGCATGGACGCCGTGATCGACTGTGTCCTGCTGGAGTGTGGCCACATGGTCACTTGCACCAAGTGTGGCAAGAGGATGAGCGAGTGCCCCATCTGCCGACAGTACGTCGTGCGGGCCGTGCACGTGTTCAAATCTTAA
- the RNF34 gene encoding E3 ubiquitin-protein ligase RNF34 isoform X3, with product MWASCCGLLNEVMGTGAVRGQQAGFGGGAGPFRFTPNTDFSAYPSPAAAGANIVCKACGLSFSVFRKKHVCCDCKKDFCSVCSVLRENLRRCSTCHLLQETAFQRPQLMRLKVKDLRQYLILRNIPTDTCREKEDLVDLVLCHHGLGPEEDMDASSFHSSRSQTSGFFTHPFSMSVSVSSQGDLANRRGSTGNGTPLRGQMETPVNNEEEESAEEQTPGLSRKRARASLSDISSLEDIEGLSVRQLKEILACNFVNYSGCCEKWELVEKVSRLYRESEENHKTQGEKMQLNDNDDNLCRICMDAVIDCVLLECGHMVTCTKCGKRMSECPICRQYVVRAVHVFKS from the exons ATGTGGGCTTCCTGCTGTGGATTGCTGAATGAGGTCATGGGTACTGGAGCTGTCCGTGGCCAGCAGGCCGGCTTTGGGGGAGGTGCTGGCCCGTTCAGATTCACACCAAATACAGACTTCTCGGCATATCCCTCTCCGGCTGCAGCGGGCGCTAACATCGTTTGCAAAGCCTGTGgactttccttttcagtttttaggaaaaaa CACGTGTGTTGTGACTGCAAGAAGGATTTTTGCTCAGTTTGTTCAGTCTTACGAGAGAATCTCCGAAGATGTTCCACCTGTCACTTGCTGCAAGAAACAGCCTTTCAGCGACCTCAGTTAATGAGACTGAAAGTAAAGGATCTGCGCCAGTATCTGATCCTCAGAAACATCCCGACGGATACTTGCAGGGAGAAAGAAGACTTGGTAGATCTTGTGCTGTGCCATCATGGATTAGGGCCGGAGGAGGACATGGACGCTAGTAGCTTCCACTCATCACGGTCACAGACTTCGGGTTTTTTTACTCATCCCTTTTCTATGTCTGTATCGGTGTCGTCTCAAGGAGACCTGGCAAACAGAAGGGGAAGCACAGGAAATGGAACGCCTTTACGG GGACAAATGGAAACACCTGTAAATAAcgaagaagaagaaagtgcagAAGAGCAG ACTCCTGGACTGTCCAGAAAGCGAGCGAGGGCGTCTTTGTCCGATATTTCAAGTCTGGAAGACATTGAAGGGTTGAGTGTTCGGCAGCTGAAGGAAATACTTGCGTGTAATTTTGTCAACTACTCAGGATGCTGTGAAAAATGGGAACTTGTGGAAAAAGTGAGCAGACTATACAGAGAGAGCGAAGAAAACCACAAGACAC AGGGTGAGAAGATGCAGCTGAACGACAACGACGACAACCTGTGTCGGATCTGCATGGACGCCGTGATCGACTGTGTCCTGCTGGAGTGTGGCCACATGGTCACTTGCACCAAGTGTGGCAAGAGGATGAGCGAGTGCCCCATCTGCCGACAGTACGTCGTGCGGGCCGTGCACGTGTTCAAATCTTAA
- the ANAPC5 gene encoding LOW QUALITY PROTEIN: anaphase-promoting complex subunit 5 (The sequence of the model RefSeq protein was modified relative to this genomic sequence to represent the inferred CDS: deleted 1 base in 1 codon): MASVHESLYFNPMMTNGVVHANVFGIKDWVTPYKMALLVLLSELGRAGAQLGLLERRRLNQLLLPLLQGPDMPLSRLRKAIEESCPQLASSVHIRLKLMAEGELKDMEQFFDDLSDSFTGTEPEVHKTSVVGLFLRHMILAYNKLSFSQVYKLYTALQQYFQNDEKKKEIEESDMELMNTEELEGKMEKEELDVPLREEEISCSGPLSQKQAEYFLSQQASLLKNDETKALTPASLQKELNNLLKFNPDFAEAHYLSYLNSLRVQDVFSSTHSLLHYFDRLILTGAESKSNGDEGYGRSLRYAALNLAALHCRFGHYQQAELALQEAIRIAQESNDHVCLQHCLSWLYILEQKIFDSCVLLEHSVNKSLHFGLPYLASLGIQSLVQQRAFAGKAANKLMDALKDSDLLHWKHSLSELIDISIAQKAAIWRLYGRSTMALQQAQTLLSMNSLEAVNVGVQQNNTESFAVVLCHLAELHAEQGYFAAASEILKHLKERFPPNSQHAQLWMLFDQKIQFERAMNDGRYHIADSLVAGITALNSIEGVYRKAIVLKAQNQMSEAHKLLQKLLIHCQKIKNTEMVISVLLSIAELYWRSSCHTIALPVLLQALALSREYSLQYLASETVLNLAFSQLILGIPEQALSILHMAIEPVLAHGAVLDKGCAMFLVAKCQVASAASYTPQKKIEALESAILNLNEAKTYFAKVDCKEQLRDVLYFQARLFHTLGKTQERNKCAMLFRQLHQELPAHGVPLINAFK, translated from the exons ATGGCGAGCGTGCACGAGAGCCTGTACTTCAACCCGATGATGACGAACGGCGTGGTGCACGCCAACGTCTTCGGCATCAAGGACTGGGTCACCCCCTACAAGATGGCGCTGCTGGTGCTCCTGAGCGAGCTGGGCCGCGCCGGCGCGCAGCTCGGCCTGCTGGAGCGGCGGCGGCTcaaccagctgctgctgccgctgctgcag GGCCCTGACATGCCGCTGTCGCGACTGCGCAAGGCCATCGAGGAGTCCTGCCCGCAGCTGGCCAGCTCCGTGCACATCAG GTTAAAACTTATGGCAGAAGGAGAACTGAAAGATATGGAACAATTTTTTGATGACCTTTCAGATTCGTTTACAGGGACAGAGCCAGAAGTTCATAAAACAAGTGTAGTAG gtcTGTTTCTGCGCCATATGATCTTGGCATACAATAAACTTTCTTTTAGTCAGGTCTATAAACTTTACACTGCACTTCAGCAGTACTTCCAGAAcgatgagaaaaaaaaa gaAATTGAGGAGAGTGATATGGAGCTGATGAATACGGAGGAACTGGAGgggaaaatggagaaagaagaacTTGATGTACCTTTAAG GGAAGAAGAGATATCTTGCAGTGGGCCTCTTTCCCAGAAACAGGcagagtattttctttctcaacag GCTTCTTTATTAAAGAATGATGAAACAAAGGCTCTTACTCCAGCATCTTTACAAAAGGAGTTGAACAACTTGTTAAAATTTAATCCAGACTTTGCTGAAGCA CATTATTTAAGCTACTTAAATAGTCTCAGAGTGCAAGATGTCTTCAGTTCAACACACAGCCTCCTTCATTATTTTGACCGTTTAATTCTCACTggagcagaaagcaaaagcaacgGGGATGAAGGTTACGGGCGGAGTCTGAGATACGCTGCTCTGAATCTAGCTGCACTGCACTGTCGGTTTGGCCACTA CCAACAGGCTGAACTTGCACTTCAGGAAGCGATCCGAATTGCACAGGAGTCTAACGACCATGTCTGCTTGCAGCACTGCCTG AGCTGGTTGTACATCTTGGAGCAGAAGATATTCGATAGCTGTGTTCTGCTGGAGCACTCTGTAAACAAATCTTTACATTTTGGTTTGCCG taCCTTGCTTCCCTGGGAATACAGTCCTTGGTTCAGCAAAGAGCTTTTGCAGGAAAGGCTGCCAACAAACTAATGGATGCCTTAAAAGACTCTGATCTGTTGCACTGGAAACACAGCTTGTCAGAGCTTATTGATATTAGTATAGCACAGAAGGCTGCCATTTGGAGATTATATGGCCGCAG CACCATGGCACTTCAACAAGCCCAAACCTTGCTGAGCATGAACAGTCTGGAGGCTGTGAACGTGGGCGTCCAGCAGAATAACACAGAGTCCTTTGCTGTAGTATTGTGTCACCTGGCTGAGCTACACGCAGAGCAG GGATACtttgcagctgcttctgaaatactgaaacacCTAAAGGAAAGATTCCCTCCCAACAGTCAGCATGCACAG CTCTGGATGCTGTTTGATCAGAAGATACAGTTTGAGAGAGCAATGAATGATGGCAGATACCATATAGCAGATTCTCTCGTAGCAGGAATTACAGCACTTAACAGCATTGAAGGCGTATACAG AAAAGCCATTGTATTGAAAGCCCAAAATCAAATGTCAGAGGCACACAAACTTCTGCAGAAATTGCTGATCCACTGCCAGAAAATCAAGAACACCGAGATGGTGATTAG TGTGCTGCTGTCAATAGCAGAGCTCTACTGGAGATCTTCGTGTCATACCATAGCATTGCCCGTCCTGCTGCAGGCCCTTGCCCTCTCTCGAGAATATAGTCTACAGTACTTGGCTTCTGAAACTGTGCTGAACTTGGCTTTCTCCCAG ctgATCCTTGGCATTCCTGAACAAGCCCTGAGTATTCTGCACATGGCCATAGAACCTGTCCTGGCCCATGGAGCTGTCCTGGACAAAGGCTGTGCCATGTTCTTGGTGGCCAAATGTCAGGTGGCTTCTGCAGCTTCCTACACTCCACAAAAGAAGATTGAAG CTTTGGAATCCGCTATCCTGAACCTAAATGAAGCCAAGACTTATTTTGCCAAAGTGGACTGCAAAGAGCAGCTCAGAGATGTTCTCTACTTCCAAGCCCGGCTGTTCCACACCCTAGGCAAGACCCAGGAAAGGAACAAATGTGCCATGTTGTTCCGTCAGTTGCACCAGGAGCTGCCGGCACATGGTGTCCCCTTAATCAATGCCTTCAAGTGA
- the RNF34 gene encoding E3 ubiquitin-protein ligase RNF34 isoform X1 translates to MKAGATSMWASCCGLLNEVMGTGAVRGQQAGFGGGAGPFRFTPNTDFSAYPSPAAAGANIVCKACGLSFSVFRKKHVCCDCKKDFCSVCSVLRENLRRCSTCHLLQETAFQRPQLMRLKVKDLRQYLILRNIPTDTCREKEDLVDLVLCHHGLGPEEDMDASSFHSSRSQTSGFFTHPFSMSVSVSSQGDLANRRGSTGNGTPLRGQMETPVNNEEEESAEEQTPGLSRKRARASLSDISSLEDIEGLSVRQLKEILACNFVNYSGCCEKWELVEKVSRLYRESEENHKTQGEKMQLNDNDDNLCRICMDAVIDCVLLECGHMVTCTKCGKRMSECPICRQYVVRAVHVFKS, encoded by the exons ATGAAG GCGGGAGCTACTTCCATGTGGGCTTCCTGCTGTGGATTGCTGAATGAGGTCATGGGTACTGGAGCTGTCCGTGGCCAGCAGGCCGGCTTTGGGGGAGGTGCTGGCCCGTTCAGATTCACACCAAATACAGACTTCTCGGCATATCCCTCTCCGGCTGCAGCGGGCGCTAACATCGTTTGCAAAGCCTGTGgactttccttttcagtttttaggaaaaaa CACGTGTGTTGTGACTGCAAGAAGGATTTTTGCTCAGTTTGTTCAGTCTTACGAGAGAATCTCCGAAGATGTTCCACCTGTCACTTGCTGCAAGAAACAGCCTTTCAGCGACCTCAGTTAATGAGACTGAAAGTAAAGGATCTGCGCCAGTATCTGATCCTCAGAAACATCCCGACGGATACTTGCAGGGAGAAAGAAGACTTGGTAGATCTTGTGCTGTGCCATCATGGATTAGGGCCGGAGGAGGACATGGACGCTAGTAGCTTCCACTCATCACGGTCACAGACTTCGGGTTTTTTTACTCATCCCTTTTCTATGTCTGTATCGGTGTCGTCTCAAGGAGACCTGGCAAACAGAAGGGGAAGCACAGGAAATGGAACGCCTTTACGG GGACAAATGGAAACACCTGTAAATAAcgaagaagaagaaagtgcagAAGAGCAG ACTCCTGGACTGTCCAGAAAGCGAGCGAGGGCGTCTTTGTCCGATATTTCAAGTCTGGAAGACATTGAAGGGTTGAGTGTTCGGCAGCTGAAGGAAATACTTGCGTGTAATTTTGTCAACTACTCAGGATGCTGTGAAAAATGGGAACTTGTGGAAAAAGTGAGCAGACTATACAGAGAGAGCGAAGAAAACCACAAGACAC AGGGTGAGAAGATGCAGCTGAACGACAACGACGACAACCTGTGTCGGATCTGCATGGACGCCGTGATCGACTGTGTCCTGCTGGAGTGTGGCCACATGGTCACTTGCACCAAGTGTGGCAAGAGGATGAGCGAGTGCCCCATCTGCCGACAGTACGTCGTGCGGGCCGTGCACGTGTTCAAATCTTAA